The DNA segment tttataaataatttgttattatttataatttattaataattattactgtcATGGAAACAAAAACAGCGCTTTGATTGAACgccatattaatttatcatataattatataatattattattattatatattattattataagtaaccgttcaaattagtttagtttcatatttttttcaaaacgcCCATCATATACACAAATTTATGctcatcattttaatataaaattatgagcAGAATTATCGTTAAAAGTAtccctttaaaaatataattatatacatacataatgatatattaatgaatattgtaaatgcTTAAAAATACCTAAGTCATCCTCTTCAATGCGTAATTACACTTCCTGATATACGAATTGCGGCTAGACTGGAGGCGAATCATCTATTCCATTATATTTACAAGATTATGGCATTTGGATGAGTTCACCTGCGATTCCCATTGACCTCACCATGTTTTATGGACGCTAATTTTGTATTCCACGACACTGCCTACccttgataatattaaacatattacacatcttatttaaatataattatttgtgtgtccggattatataatttaatgagaattttattaaaatataaataataagtttatttattgtatttatttctatcATTTTCATCTTTGGCTTATTTCCATTTGcaaaaatgattgtttattgttcgattttagaaataataaatacatcttATGATTTTTAGCCACAAACGCGTTTACATTTTgctaatttatcatttatttataaacataagatataatagaaaatttaaaactttaattaaatcggTGAAGCGAAGTTAGGTACGTTGGCTAGAGGAATATGATTgtcattgaatttaaatattatgatcttGATTTAAGTGTGGTTATTCgaattttttgattgtcatacataatatatgcattaaatcgtatttaattactatatatctattttatatatacattaaatagtattcttttttacttttactactCGCTCTTCCGTCCTATGTACACAGCTCACTtagatataatatctatataccGTATATCTTGTAaccgcttttattttattaattattttttgtgtttataatgacttatttgattaattaattattttttgttatctttGCGGTGTATTTTtgcatttacttttatattttgcatttatttttactaattaattattaataaaattttggacTGTAATAAGTATGTAACGTATTTTgtatactatattattgttattattttatgtaactaaaatttattatttatcactttGTCACGGCTCGTCACAGCCACGAAGGATACCATTGAAAATCAGTGTTGGGTTCTAATCCAACATAAAAGCTGAACGGTACACTTTTTCAGAACACATCACGATTGCAGATATCGCAAGATTGTgtttgtgtatgtatataaatttgttgtttttttttgtaattttatatatacagttcttttttgttgttttcttgtattcatatatatatataatgtttaattttcttttgtttttattatatttgatttttccatacatttattataactttatatttgcaGTGTTTGTTTGTTCTGAATGATTGTTTTCTTAATCATTTtatacactaaaaatatatttattaacaatctaATCAACTACATACTTACAATATTCTAGTAAGTATAACCTAGGCGAGTGTAACTTAAACctgaaaaaatactattaaaatcgGCCTGGTGTGACCTGCTACTATGCAAAGGCATCTACTCCCTTTCCGTAACTCCGTTTTGTACTGGTCAAAACCAATCCTGTCGGAAGAAATCTAGTTAATCTCGTCGATTTCGTCAAGTCTTGCGGCGATTTCGTTGTTGAATGTTGTCATTATATCAAAATGGGTGCTATTGTGGCCCAAAGATCACAAACATGCGAAAGATACTAGCGACGCTGCTTTCcaagtgaaatttattattccaGTTTTAGAAAGTTTTTACACGATCTCATAATTTGGTATTAGAATTACTCCGTTGTATCGATCTTTGCATATGTTTCAAATACACATGGTATTTGAAATTTGGCAGCTGGAATAGGACATAAAAATATCTCTAATAGCTAAATTTTCTTTCGCCATCTTTCTGAAAACTTCCTCCAGACAGCGCCTGGGAACATTTTCGGTGTTGACGGATTGCTCGGAGTCcatgttttcaaatattaataaataaaaatgtaagtttgTACTCTATGCCTATCATACGTGAACCATTCATTCGATTGTGATTATTTTGGTAAGTTGTTCTACGTACGCCCAGGAAGATTCTAGCTCAAAggaacaatacattttatttgtatgtttgccTTTCAAACTTTCACctgttcttctcaggtctgaggtattTCTTTACAAATCGGTGTTagctttttgataatcattaAGCAAGTGATAtgcttctataataaataaaagattttaatgtTCTGCTTAATcggaaaaaatgtattaataattattatcaatccgTCTGTGGTGAATAAATTTTCTGAAATATGTTCATCgtctatatatttgaataaaagtaaactttcatattagttttattcattttatttattaaaaataatatactatttttttttgtttcgcgattattaaactatttcaattatttaaaaaagtaacaatggTCATATTTTCAGCTAAATATTCCTCTTAGCTTGCCGCACGTACCAGGAGCGCATGGCGCCGCAGCAGCTTGCGGTTCCTATGAAGATGATCCGATACCTCTTCGCGTGCACGACTGTAGCTTAGATCTATATATAGTGTGCGACCAGCGCGGTTTGCTGTGTGTTTGCCATCATTACCTCTACAAGGTAGGCGTTACATATGTACATGGGTGACGGAGTAACAATACcgtttaaaatacaattcaaatataacataaaacacaGCAActgtaataacattaaaataataaaattatagtatagtaATTTAACAATAGTATTACAGTTATCCTTAGGCTTTTATGCCGTAACGGATTAATTATACaacttcatattaaatatttcagccTCTAGACGATTCAACTAGTTCTTTAGTCCTGGATGACGTCGATTTGAAAGATTCTGGCGTAAACTTTGCCTATTCCGTGACGTTACTTCACCATGGCTGCGTAGTGCATAGTGTCGTGCCCGAGCTGCCGTGGTCACTGGCGAAATCGCTACGACCATCCTACACTCTGTACAACGGTAAGTTTCCTTAAAAAGTAGTCTATAGTTTTGATAAACATACTTTCTCTGATGCCATAAcagaatttattactttatatgacATTTACACCATGTTTGGGGTGTAACCTGCTAATCTGAAATCTAGTAAAATAGATTTCTTGGAGTCTTTTTGACTCAGTTCAGATTTtgtttaatacaatacaaagtaattacttaataataataaacaagaatAATTATGGACAGATGTTCTGTGTCCTAAAGGGAGGTTCGTATAACTAAAAGGTTATGGGAaaatatacagttttatttacctaaaaattTTTACAGACAAAATTATGCAAAATAGCTTTAGACATATTTTTTGAACTATTGCATAGAATAAAAGAAACATtgacagttttataataaagtaaaatataatttaaaaaaagcttactAAAACTACTTACTAAAACTGGACTGATGGGCTGAACGAATAAATTACTCATTTggtttatttctaaatattaaaaaaataatgatacacTTTACAAATCGTAATCTATGCGGTTAGGTACATGTAGATCGCCAagtcaaaatacaaataatgtcGTTAATTTGACACTAGTGATCTATTTTCATGCATCAAAAAAGGTAAATGATCATCTAATTGTGAGAAACTATCTCAAGATATGAATATGGACAATACCCGTGCTACTATTATCTGCCAACTCTTTCGTGTAATGGCAAACTTAACGTCTGTATTAATAAAcagtattttcatttgattaaaaaaCATCTCGTGGGTGGGTTGACTTTTATAAGATGTACCaacactaattttatatttatatttccagATAACCACCTACTTGTCAACATACCAATGCTCTTCACCCACCTCATAGACATAAGTCCTCATCACGAACCTTGCTGTCATATAGTTGTTCCTCTAGAGCCTAGTGACAGTGGACCGAGCTTGGCTCCATTGTTGGGATGGGGTGCTCACGCCATGGTCGACCTCAATACTCTGGATGTGGTCACGATGAATGTCACAGAAAAAGATTTATCGTCGACCTTTAAGAGCGATACGGTGATCGAGAATAAATTAGCAATCATGCATTATTTGATACAACATGAAGGGAACATGGAGTTGGCTGAAGAGGtatctgttataatatatagaatagcaaatacaaagtaaatagaccacttttgtttttttacattgcaattgtttttttctatgtTTAAGATACTGATTTTTTGCAGTTAATATCATGGCTATGCCTGAATCAGCACGATGGATTAGGTGGGCTGCAACGAGTTATGCAGGAGTACTTGATAGGAACTACATACGCCGTGACGCGACGTTCCCTGTCCGCGTCGGCTGTCAATTTGATGAATTGGTTGCCCTTCACTTTACATCTGAAGTTTGCTGATGTTAAGGTAGGTCACATGGCGTAGGgatattaaacaattaacagataagaataatgtttaatataccATTGGCTAACTTTGTATGTTTTGAAACAAGGATATCACTGTCGCGTGTAAAACGTAGCGAAGTCGTTTTAGCCCCTGTCAGGGTGCGTGTGAGCGAGTCGGGTACGGAGAGGTGTAGTGTATACGGTGTCGCGCGCGCAGGCGGGCGTCGCGAGCGTGTGCGTGTCGGTGTGCGCGCTGtggcgcggcgcggcggcggccgTGGTGCTGGCGCCGCGCCAGCGCGTGGCGCAGTTCGCGGAGGACGCCTGGACGCGCCTGTGGGCGGCGCTGTGCGCGCTCGCCAGCCCGCGCGCGCGCCTGCGCCCCGAGCACGTGCGCGAGCGACTCGCCGTCACGCTGCATTGCTATCAGGTACGCTCGCATATGTGGTAGAAGTACAGTTTCTGATATACatcattttacatattttggAAGTTACCCTACATTTTTAGAAGTTTGTGCATCTATTACTTTGTAATCAGGTGTTGTGTATACGAATGTTCAATTAATCCCTCACATCTTCGTCGTCATATCTTCATATCATAACTTATTCGAAATTAgatacatgaaaatatattttttgcttttgcTTATATAAAGTCTATCATAGAAATTCCATCCGGCACAGTGCTAGTGAAAATAAAGGTGTATAAAACAGAAAGTTGATGTAGTTCGACCAAGTCGATTAGACTTTTGAGTACGGAGCCGCCCCCTCCATACAGCCGGAGGCGCTGTCGCGCTGCAGCACGCCGCTGTCGCCGGGCGCGCCGGCCGCCCGCCGCGCGTCGCTCGCGGCGCCCGACGCGCTGCCCTTCGCCGAGCTGGACGTGTGCACCACCAGCAAGCAGGAGCACGTCATCGCTGCCGTGAGTACACCACATGACACGACAGATATTACATTTACGAGACTTTGTTTATCGTCCCGATTTCTACAATAGCACGATCGATCGATTTCAATTAACTTTTCTTCGTACTAGACATACTAGGCGTCAAtgggttttttaatttaagaagttAAGTAAGtgactaaatattaaatagtatcaactatattaaaattatattatttttgcaatCAGGAGATTTATGACACTTGACCccgttaaattacaattaattaaaatttgattgtCATATTGTAAGAAATTGAGACCGTCGAAAACACTtggatttcattttttttaatttttgttcgtTGGGAATGTAAAACCTTCACCGTCCACTAATCAATATGTGTGGGCCCCGCGAGATCAAggtaaacgataaaaaaatatattttactttataatttgtgTCAATGCGCGTCTGTCTTCTCTTCTcgatgtttacaaaataatagaCTGTTATAACACGGATATAGGTCATGTAATGGCATAGAAAGGTTGTTTTCTCAAAATATGCGAATTTTTATTTGACTCCTGGTTACTTTTTGTTCGTTCTGTATCACAATAATGTACGATACGCCTTTCGAGTGGAACTTCTACTCGGCGCCAGTGACGAAGTGTCAACGGAGAAATGTCAGTCGCGCCGTCTCGCCTCGGGCCGACGCCCACGGGTCGATAGGTTCGGAAGTGTCGAATTAAACCTCAGAACCTGCGCGCGGTGAGCGTGCACCTGCTGTCGGAGAGCGGTGAGGCGGGCGCGCTGGAGAGCGGCGTGCACGCGCTGGCCACTCGCTGGGCGGCGGCGCAGCTGGACGCGGCGCGCGCGCTGTGCCGCGCCGCCGTGCGCGCCGTGGCCGCCGTGGGCGCCGCGCAGCCGCGGGGCTTCCAGTACATGTACGCCTGCCTCCGTACACGGCCTGTGATCGAATTCACTCTCGACATtacaattatacttatatacaccATAAACGATATATGTACTGAGCCTAATCTTAAACTGTAAAAGTAGTAGGCTTTTAGTCAGTTAAACTGATTAAACCAGTTCGCCTGTTGGTGTCGAAGTCGATTTTGTCACAACACGTTTATAGAGGAGTTTTCGTATAGTGAGAGCACGTGGACGGCGAGTGTTATGTGTTTCGTGCTGTGTCGGTATCATAGcgaacatttgtttttttttaagttgcaAAGTTATCGGTTTGAAGCTCGGTTACGCTTATTTTTGTGATGGTTTCACTCTAGGACTGTTTTGGCTTGCTTACATATGTTGTTACATGTTGAgttttgtctgtttttttttttcgttgtttGGGTTACATTTTTGTTGGAGTCACGGTTGgtggttcatttttttttttcgtgattTTTGTGTGAAACTGGCTTAAGTCATTTGTTTGGTTTCGATATTTCATTCTTTCATTGATGATACCTTGCTTTTTAATATCGctctttatttattgtttggtataaaaaaaaatcgtttgctTACGTCACTATTGTCATTGTTAGAAGTAGATACTTTAGTTACATTAGGACGTCATAGAcaataaatctttaatattttttgcatattatattttagagatGAAATGGATCCCACGCATGCGTTGATACTCTTCAAGATCCTCGAGCAGTACTACGTGGCGACGGACTCCATCGCCTTCCCCCTCCCACAGGGCTTCAGTTCGTTCTTCACGTACCTCGGGTACCGCACGCTACCTTTCCACGCGTTCGTGCAGTACGTGCATCGAAATGTATTCGAGTTGCAGATCGACGTCCTCAAAACGATTATAGCGagtaagtaaaataacaatcatattaatattattaagcaaataCAACCCTGAAAAATATCATaggtacatattttatacatgtatgTTGACTCGTCGGTCTAGAGCCTAGCTTATATGGTTGCAGACCCCGAGGTACCGGggtcaataaattaaaagttattggatttttaatACGAACATAACGACGAGACGGCAGAATTTGTGTAGTCATATAAACTTTTACTAGTACTATATTGTCATTCCGCGAGCCGACTGACACGTTTGTTTCGCGCGTGGCGGCAGGCAAGGACGACGACAAGAAGCGCACGGTGAACAACAAGCTGCGCCTGATCCAGCTGGTGGGCGAGGgccgcgggcggcgcgcgctgGGCGCGTGGGCGCACCGCGCCGCGCTGCTGCTGCGCGCGCGCGACCACGCCGCCGCGCTGCTCAGCGGCGGCAGCGCGCCCGCGCGCGACCACGCGCCGCACCGCCCCGTCGGCGACTCGGGTACGCGCGCGCTCCGGCCGCCCCGACCGCCCCCCGCCCCGCGCGCTGCCGCCGCTAACGCGACTGTTTGCCCGCAGGGATAGCGGCTCTGCCGTCGGGGGAGCGCCTGTCGCCGCTCGACACCTTCCTGGACCTCCTCACCGCCAAAGCTAGCCTCAATGAGTTAGATTTTAATCTCATTATAGAAGCGACGTTAGCGTCTGTGCAGCACGAAACTGCATAACTTATCCGTATCCTCCtgacttaatatttatagaacgTGTAGTATAATCTTGTAGTCGTAAACGTTACAaacatctattttattaaagataggGCGTAAAAGACCGGGGTGACAGAAAAATCCGTGTTTTTtgtagtttattaatatttaaaaaaaaaaactgtagtcTTATTACAAATATCATACTTATCTGTTAAGGCTGCCGTATACACAAATATAACacgtgtatattttataatcgttTAAAAGAACGTATATTGCAGGCTATCATTCTTTTACATTATAGGGCAAGTATCTTATCTCATCGTTAACGAAAATCAAGTTACCATACCTTTCCGTCAGTTCCAAAAAGCCGATGCGGCGCCGCAAAGAcgtctttatttaaatactttgtgTTACTATCTCCTGGTCTATAACTACAAAGTTATTACAAAATGGTAGTGCCAATAATTCCAACTGACtcgttgaatttatatttatttagatataaatttacttctatttatgtttacattgatttaattcaataattacaAATTCCTAAGCATTTACAGTAcaaaacacattatttttacaaGCGGCTGCAAGTTATCCATAATCAATAGGTACTAATAGTGAGACGACTCC comes from the Nymphalis io chromosome 1, ilAglIoxx1.1, whole genome shotgun sequence genome and includes:
- the LOC126770743 gene encoding protein pigeon codes for the protein MTVQNIAVKLCGVLQANDEEEVTAREWRLVGQEQDGAQILTWISTTQNGDVMNVGVYSNKTKSLSVLYTFEEKLNIIQASVNSTHSLLVYVDKIISPDESKEALYYPYIVSLLPDKIGVPEAVEEASTKQIMLQFVYGKSNKYSPGIRNDRFLLFKHLECIKIYRSPLFLNECEDGTEKWGFDGVYTDPETIVNVFSWAQWDCANQVLFYIHYRAPSQSFAEGEEVKSPSELTPTLSALQFHADLPHETVLNIPLSLPHVPGAHGAAAACGSYEDDPIPLRVHDCSLDLYIVCDQRGLLCVCHHYLYKPLDDSTSSLVLDDVDLKDSGVNFAYSVTLLHHGCVVHSVVPELPWSLAKSLRPSYTLYNDNHLLVNIPMLFTHLIDISPHHEPCCHIVVPLEPSDSGPSLAPLLGWGAHAMVDLNTLDVVTMNVTEKDLSSTFKSDTVIENKLAIMHYLIQHEGNMELAEELISWLCLNQHDGLGGLQRVMQEYLIGTTYAVTRRSLSASAVNLMNWLPFTLHLKFADVKAGVASVCVSVCALWRGAAAAVVLAPRQRVAQFAEDAWTRLWAALCALASPRARLRPEHVRERLAVTLHCYQPEALSRCSTPLSPGAPAARRASLAAPDALPFAELDVCTTSKQEHVIAANLRAVSVHLLSESGEAGALESGVHALATRWAAAQLDAARALCRAAVRAVAAVGAAQPRGFQYIDEMDPTHALILFKILEQYYVATDSIAFPLPQGFSSFFTYLGYRTLPFHAFVQYVHRNVFELQIDVLKTIIASKDDDKKRTVNNKLRLIQLVGEGRGRRALGAWAHRAALLLRARDHAAALLSGGSAPARDHAPHRPVGDSGIAALPSGERLSPLDTFLDLLTAKASLNELDFNLIIEATLASVQHETA